In Triticum aestivum cultivar Chinese Spring chromosome 5B, IWGSC CS RefSeq v2.1, whole genome shotgun sequence, the following proteins share a genomic window:
- the LOC123115501 gene encoding probable periplasmic serine endoprotease DegP-like, whose protein sequence is MPKAGKRRTRGNPDTEREAKKKTTTRRSVAEDRGLMFAAFESEKAQPRPKLDPVYDDDVAVESSSEESSSPPSPLMYRPYIPEELADDPDVRAAFKLAKTEYHADRACRSAVFDHHSSSSCLSNDNPHLLHIREAAKDAVLLAADSIISLSSFLDADDDEPLNTCCGLWIQHDIKKKTAVVLTSAHLIRAKDPSIRNPWMLGSTCEYHREAEVIVHLLDGETAVASLLYLQEHYEFALYEVVVDKPVQLSTFNDNVHSGQDAFRLGRDESLDLRITHGRVEYKIPTRHERGHYMYFSHDEHKSLHDDGGPVIDLDGKVVGMVHNQFKETFLPSSILHKCLDSWRKLKCIPRAHLGMTFTPIKLLDPICIERMRRKHNIASGLLVEQVSKESNAEKLGIRMGDVIERFNGECISNTTELEKMLLDIGGDHFDQAKVLKTETDLRIQIFRATKRCRRVRNLTVTVSDRGEDIIEGTYPITDGLWR, encoded by the exons ATGCCGAAGGCCGGCAAGCGGCGCACAAGGGGGAACCCGGACACAGAGAGGGAAGcgaagaagaagacgacgacgaggagaagCGTGGCAGAGGATCGAGGATTGATGTTCGCGGCCTTCGAGAGTGAAAAAGCCCAACCCCGACCAAAATTAG ATCCTGTGTACGACGACGACGTTGCGGTCGAGTCCTCGTCGGAGGAATCCTCGTCTCCACCTAGCCCTCTGATGTACAGACCCTACATACCCGAGGAGCTAGCTGATGACCCGGACGTACGTGCCGCCTTCAAGCTCGCCAAAACCGAATATCATGCAGATAGAG CTTGTCGGTCAGCTGTCTTCGATCACCACTCTTCTAGTTCGTGCCTGTCCAACGACAACCCACACCTTCTTCATATCCGTGAGGCTGCAAAGGATGCAGTGCTTCTTGCCGCCGACTCTATCATCAGCCTCTCGTCATTTCTCG ACGCAGATGACGATGAGCCGTTGAATACGTGTTGTGGTTTGTGGATTCAACATGACATCAAAAAGAAAACCGCCGTGGTTTTGACGTCCGCGCATCTGATTCGCGCAAAGGATCCATCCATCAGGAACCCGTGGATGCTCGGGTCGACATGCGAATACCATCGCGAGGCTGAG GTCATTGTTCACTTGTTGGACGGCGAAACTGCAGTAGCCAGTCTCCTCTACCTCCAGGAGCACTATGAATTTGCTCTTTATGAGGTTGTAGTGGACAAACCGGTTCAGTTGTCCACTTTTAACGACAACGTGCATTCTGGTCAAGACGCTTTCCGACTTGGAAGAGATGAAAGTCTTGATCTAAGGATAACACATGGTAGGGTGGAATATAAAATTCCAACCCGTCACGAGAGAGGTCACTACATGTATTTTTCCCACGATGAGCATAAAAGT TTGCATGACGATGGAGGCCCTGTCATTGACTTAGACGGCAAGGTTGTGGGAATGGTTCACAATCAATTCAAAGAGACCTTTTTACCTTCTTCTATATTGCACAAGTGCTTGGATTCTTGGAGAAAGTTGAA GTGCATCCCTCGTGCCCACCTTGGAATGACCTTTACTCCCATCAAGCTTCTAGATCCTATTTGTATTGAGAGGATGAGGCGTAAGCATAACATTGCATCTGGTCTTCTTGTTGAACAG GTGTCAAAAGAATCGAATGCTGAGAAACTTGGAATCCGCATGGGTGATGTTATTGAACGCTTCAATGGAGAGTGTATTTCTAATACAACTGAG TTGGAAAAGATGTTGCTGGATATAGGCGGAGACCATTTTGATCAAGCAAAAGTCTTAAAGACCGAAACAGATCTTCGA ATTCAAATATTTCGTGCCACAAAACGTTGCCGAAGAGTTAGAAATTTGACCGTAACTGTATCGGATCGTGGAGAGGACATCATAGAAG GCACTTACCCTATTACtgatggcctttggagatga